The DNA segment GATGAGCCTGCCCGGGGATTTCGACGGCAACGGGGTGCTGGGCATTCCCGATGTGATCGGCCTGCTGCGCTCCATTCGGGACAAATCCTCCGACCCCTGCCTGGACGTGAACGATGACGGCGTGGTCGGGATGGCGGATGTGCTGGCCCTTCTGCTCAAGGTGGCCGGCGTGCAATGAACGGAGGACCGCTGTGGATACGGCCCTGCCCGGAAGGATGAAAAAAGGCTTCGAGCCGGAGCGCCTGACCCGTTTTGCCCAGGCGTTCCATCAGGCGGATTTCAAGCCCGGCGGCTGGAGCGTCAAAGCCGCCGGGGGCCTGCCCCGCCTGGAGTACAACGCCGCGGTGTTGGAGTTTATCAGCCAGGTGCGCCACGGCGGCTGCGCCCCGGAGGGTTTCCGCTGGATAAGCTGGCAGAAAGAGTGCGCCCGCTTCCGGGATGACCCCTCTCTGGCGGACGCCGCCTCGCTGGAGGACTGCCGGAAGCTGCTTGTGACAATCGTGGAACTGGACTGCCACCGCGACGGGTTCCTGGGCGAGATGATCCAGAGCGGGCTTGTCGCGCGCGTGCTGGAGCGACTGCAGGAGTTGTCCGCAGGCCTTTCGGCAGGGTGACAATCCGGAACACAGAAAAAAGTTGCCGTTTCCCCATAACGGTTTAATATTGCGGGCGTTCCCTCTGCGGGGTGGAACGCCTGTTTTTTCGCAAACAATAGTCGTCCCTTTCCGAGCTACTATTCGCCTCCCAACCCGTTACGCTGGCAAAGGACACCCGGATGAAACGCGCGCTGTCTGCCCTCGCCCTGCTTCTGTTTCTGATCGCCCTGGCCGCCGCTCCCGCCACGGCGCTCGATTTCAAGGCCCCGGCCGGGGTGAAACTCCCCCTGGCCATGACCCCGGTGGCCGGTGACAACGCCTGGAGCGGCTCCGGCTCCGAGCTGACCCTGGCCGACCGCCGCGGCGGCGGCCTGCTCGAGGCCCCGGCCTGGTTCAGCGGCAACCGTCCCCCGCGCGGCGAGATGGTGGTCCTGGAGCTGGAGTATCTGGACAATGTGAAAGACATGGTGCGCGCGGAGGTCTACTCCGGCCTGTCCACCGACAATCCGTTCGACGAGGTCCACCGTTTCGGCGGCTTCGGCGACGGCCAGTGGAGAGTGGCGCGCATTCCCGCCCCGGCGGACATGATCTACCTGCACCTGCCATCAAAGACAATCCGTTTCCGGATCGTCTCGCCCGGCGGCGAGCTGAAAGTACGCTCGGCACGCCTGGTCGCCCCTCTGCCGGATGAACAGGCCCGTTACGAGGCCGCCTGCCGCGAGTGGGTGGCCCGGGCCCAGAGGCGCGGCGTGATC comes from the bacterium genome and includes:
- a CDS encoding DUF6508 domain-containing protein, producing the protein MDTALPGRMKKGFEPERLTRFAQAFHQADFKPGGWSVKAAGGLPRLEYNAAVLEFISQVRHGGCAPEGFRWISWQKECARFRDDPSLADAASLEDCRKLLVTIVELDCHRDGFLGEMIQSGLVARVLERLQELSAGLSAG